In one Tripterygium wilfordii isolate XIE 37 chromosome 22, ASM1340144v1, whole genome shotgun sequence genomic region, the following are encoded:
- the LOC119991508 gene encoding uncharacterized protein LOC119991508 encodes MRVQLTEECSVIVQQKLPIKKKDPGSFTIRCTIGRTLIERALCDLGASINLMPLSIAKLIGLHEISPTTMSLVMADRSIKYPHGIIEDVLVKVDKLVLPVDFVILDMEEDSNTLIILGRPLLRMGRTLIDVKKWTLVLRIADEQVIFKVFETTKYPKDGESCFRIDTMDHTLAHTYAITSCHDPLETCLVSKDALWYGDDDVVELMNCLESMKESKPRRF; translated from the coding sequence ATGAGAGTACAATTAACGGAGGAGTGTAGCGTGATAGTGCAACAAAAACTCccaattaaaaagaaagatccgggaagtttcaccaTTCGTTGCACCATTGGTAGAACGTTGATTGAAAGGGCGCTGTGTGATTTGGGAGCGAGTATTAATTTAATGCCACTATCTATAGCCAAACTCATTGGTTTGCATGAAATTAGCCCCACTACGATGTCTCTTGTTATGGCGGATCGGTCTATCAAGTATCCCCATGGTAttattgaggatgttcttgtcaaggTAGACAAGTTGGTTTTGCCCGTGGATTTCGTtattcttgatatggaggaggATTCTAATACTCTaattattttggggagaccTTTATTGCGTATGGGGAGAACTCTTATTGATGTGAAAAAATGGACTTTGGTGTTGAGAATTGCGGATGAACAAGTCATATTCAAGGTGTTTGAAACCACTAAATACCCGAAAGATGGAGAATCTTGTTTTCGAATAGATACGATGGATCATACCTTGGCTCACACTTATGCCATAACTTCTTGCCATGACCCTCTTGAGACTTGTTTGGTGAGTAAGGATGCTTTATggtatggtgatgatgatgtggtGGAGCTTATGAATTGCCTAGAATCTATGAAAGAGTCTAAACCGAGGAGATTCTAG
- the LOC119991507 gene encoding uncharacterized protein LOC119991507: MCKAFGCCRLTGLALQWFINLPNVSINSFAQLTDLFIEQFASSRRLLKALDDLYKIKYRSKESLRAYIGLFLAEKVLIPSCNMETAVTVFRKGLSPSDELYKELTKFPCTNMEDVLARAWAQVKWDEDESN; encoded by the coding sequence ATGTGCAAAGCCTTTGGATGTTGTCGTCTTACCGGCCTGGCCCTACAATGGTTCATCAACCTCCCGAATGTCTCTATCAACTCGTTCGCTCAATTAACAGACCTTTTTATTGAACAGTTCGCTAGCAGCAGGAGGCTGCTAAAGGCTTTGGATGACCTCTACAAAATCAAATACAGGTCGAAAGAGTCACTTCGTGCATACATTGGCCTCTTCTTAGCAGAGAAAGTACTGATCCCCAGTTGTAATATGGAAACGGCTGTCACAGTTTTCAGAAAGGGTTTGTCACCCTCCGACGAGCTCTACAAGGAGTTGACCAAGTTCCCGTGCACCAACATGGAAGATGTGCTAGCTCGAGCGTGGGCCCAGGTGAAGTGGGACGAAGATGAGAGCAATTAG